A region from the Musa acuminata AAA Group cultivar baxijiao chromosome BXJ1-10, Cavendish_Baxijiao_AAA, whole genome shotgun sequence genome encodes:
- the LOC103973589 gene encoding caffeoyl-CoA O-methyltransferase, which translates to MAGSFEVRVGDKVLPPVLEHKTILHSGALYQYILETSVYPREPEALKELRQLTATHPRNGLAAGADEMQFLRMLLKLMNAKKTLEIGVFTGYSLLSTALSLPHDGEIIAIDTNRKNFEFGLPIFEKAGVAHKIEFREGLALPILDEMMEAEKYKGSFDFVFVDADKSNYLNYHDRVMEMVRVGGMIGYDNTLWSGSVVASSEHTLPWYIMENRDAVVEFNAYLAADPRVEICHLTISDGFTLCRRLT; encoded by the exons ATGGCAGGATCATTTGAGGTACGTGTAGGAGACAAAGTACTGCCGCCGGTCCTGGAACATAAGACCATCTTGCATAGCGGGGCACTTTACCAG TATATTTTGGAGACCAGTGTGTACCCTCGTGAGCCCGAGGCCTTGAAGGAGCTGCGGCAACTCACAGCCACACACCCCAG GAACGGATTGGCGGCAGGTGCAGATGAAATGCAATTCTTGAGGATGCTATTGAAGCTGATGAATGCCAAGAAGACACTAGAGATCGGCGTATTCACCGGCTACTCCCTCCTCTCCACCGCCCTCAGCCTCCCCCATGACGGTGAG ATCATAGCCATCGACACTAATCGAAAGAACTTTGAGTTCGGACTCCCTATTTTTGAGAAGGCTGGGGTAGCACACAAAATTGAATTCCGTGAGGGCCTTGCTCTACCCATCCTCGATGAAATGATGGAGGCG GAGAAGTACAAAGGATCGTTCGACTTTGTGTTTGTGGACGCGGACAAGAGCAACTATCTCAACTACCATGATAGGGTGATGGAGATGGTGAGAGTCGGGGGCATGATCGGGTACGACAACACGTTGTGGAGTGGCTCGGTGGTGGCGTCGTCAGAGCACACCTTACCTTGGTACATCATGGAGAACCGAGATGCCGTTGTGGAGTTCAATGCATACCTTGCTGCCGACCCACGGGTGGAGATCTGCCACCTCACTATCTCCGACGGCTTCACTCTCTGTCGTCGTCTTACCTGA